Proteins co-encoded in one Centroberyx gerrardi isolate f3 chromosome 18, fCenGer3.hap1.cur.20231027, whole genome shotgun sequence genomic window:
- the rnf8 gene encoding E3 ubiquitin-protein ligase rnf8 isoform X2: MDIVTSDSCAAEEDECANTEACCLMRVGRNSDWLRLLDNTEITIGRGLDVTYQLLSPSCPLMISRLHCIFKQMEDGQWTVTDTKSLNGVSVNGQRIPVETVKGLRLGDSVQLGVPVVGTKVEYEYILVQRPLKDIKPYLAKVHSENANTAFISKRTKRKFNMDEVEPSTSSKPKLYRCTSSDKSLAQPCPLVEHQPRPRPSQPEETGPSAQVQGVDRLSDGCGSPSDLDNLQMYSQNILMLRERVDDTQRRVASLEGEPQQVDPLKEEQVRELQSQLETLKTKMHRMETLEKSFSETKKQLEAQKTRQQDELLKKKLDVALQEQKKVIEELALSRQDFEEVLLAKNKELEVTKEEKEKARAQKEEVVTQVTEVLENELQCIICSELFIEAVILNCAHSFCFHCIKEWRKRKDECPICRQVIQSQTRCLALDNCIDSMVDNLSLDMKARRQTLITERKANPAEVMVIHDDDSSSSDSDGSMVSIGSSFSSVVSLDTDSSVRSESSPFLNSYSDASVDELDD; the protein is encoded by the exons ATGGACATTGTAACATCTGATTCTTGTGCAGCTGAAGAGGACGAGTGTGCAAACACCGAGGCTTGTTGTCTGATGCGAGTCGGAAGAAATTCAGACTGGCTTCGTTTGCTCGACAACACAGAG ATAACGATTGGACGTGGTTTAGACGTCACTTACCAGCTCTTGTCTCCAAGCTGTCCCCTAATGATCTCCAGACTACACTGTATTTTCAAGCAAATGGAAGATGGCCAGTGGACAGTGACAGACACAAAG aGTCTCAATGGTGTGTCGGTGAATGGACAGCGCATACCTGTTGAGACAGTTAAAGGCCTAAGGCTTGGGGACTCAGTACAACTTGGGGTTCCTGTTGTTGGAACCAAAGTTGAGTATGAGTACATACTCGTCCAGCGGCCCCTCAAAGACATTAAACCTTACCTAGCGAAGGTACATAGTGAGAATGCCAACACAGCCTTTATATCCAAAAGGACAAAGAGGAAATTCAACATGGATGAAGTTGAGCCTTCTACCTCATCAAAGCCCAAGCTCTATCGCTGCACTTCTTCAGACAAGTCACTTGCACAGCCTTGCCCTCTAGTGGAACATCAGCCGAGGCCCAGACCTAGCCAACCAGAGGAAACTGGTCCTAGTGCACAAGTCCAAGGAGTAGACCGACTCTCAGACGGCTGCGGCAGTCCCAGTGACCTGGACAACTTGCAGAT gTACAGCCAGAATATCCTGATGCTGCGGGAGCGGGTTGACGACACCCAGAGGCGAGTAGCGTCGCTGGAGGGAGAGCCACAGCAGGTCGACCCGCTCAAAGAGGAGCAGGTCCGGGAGCTGCAGAGCCAGCTGGAGACGCTCAAGACTAAGATGCACAGGATGGAAACGTTAGAAAAGTCCTTCAGTGAAACCAAGAAGCAGCTAGAG GCGCAGAAAACACGGCAGCAAGATGAGCTTCTGAAAAAAAAGTTGGATGTCGCCTTGCAAGAG CAAAAGAAAGTTATAGAAGAGCTTGCCCTTTCTCGGCAAGACTTTGAAGAGGTTCTCTTGGCCAAAAACAAAGAGTTGGAAGTGACTAAG gaggaaaaggagaaggcaAGAGCCCAAAAAGAGGAAGTAGTCACACAAGTGACTGAGGTGCTGGAGAATGAACTTCAGTGCATCATTTGCTCTGAGCTCTTCATCGAG GCGGTCATCCTGAACTGCGCTCACAGCTTCTGCTTTCACTGCATCAAGGAGTGGCGTAAAAGGAAAGACGAGTGCCCCATCTGCCGGCAGGTCATTCAGTCTCAGACCCGCTGCCTGGCGCTGGACAACTGCATCGACAGCATGGTGGACAACCTGAGCCTCGACATGAAGGCCAGGCGGCAGACGCTCATCACTGAGAGGAAAG CAAACCCTGCAGAGGTGATGGTGATCCACGATgacgacagcagcagcagcgacagCGACGGGAGCATGGTGTCCATAGGTAGCAGCTTCAGCTCTGTGGTCTCTTTGGACACAGACAGCAGCGTCCGCTCGGAGTCCAGTCCATTCCTAAATAGTTACTCAGATGCAAGTGTTGATGAACTTGATGATTAG
- the tmem151ba gene encoding transmembrane protein 151B, whose product MSPASAATASESSTTTVPEEDPESPREEQRPQKQSLTKALCRESHWKCLLLSLLMYGCVGAMAWCQVTKVTRLSFDSAYKGKSMMYHDSPCSNGYIYIPLAFLVMLYVVYLVECWHCYTRNELQYKVDVESVAERIQRMQQATPCIWWKAISYHYVRRTRQVTRYRNGDAYTTTQVYHERVNTHVAETEFDYGNCGVKDISKHLLGLEGFPISRLRFTKCFSFANVESENSYLTQRARFFTENEGLDDYMEAREGMHLKNVDFKEYMIAFSDPNHLPWYASNSVFWVVAAFTLSWPLRVLTEYRTACVHYHVEKLFGFDYVPVTPSEERPYCRHIPRVNTIDSTELEWHIRSNQQLVPSYSEAVLMDLAQLSGSSNSYSACGGGYRQNCERCHRTISSSSIFSRSALSICNGGSPRIPFSASRFSLGRLYGSRRSCLWRSSGSLNERSCPTESTRCLSGQQVSEENPPAYQDALYFPVLIVHRNEGCLNHDHRSLHRNGSCVETSL is encoded by the exons ATGTCCCCAGCATCGGCTGCAACGGCCAGTGAAAGCAGCACCACCACCGTCCCCGAAGAGGACCCGGAGAGCCCCAGAGAAGAG cagcggccCCAGAAACAGTCCCTGACTAAGGCCCTGTGTCGGGAAAGCCACTGGAAATGCCTGCTGCTGTCCCTGCTCATGTACGGCTGCGTCGGGGCCATGGCCTGGTGCCAGGTGACCAAGGTCACACGCCTCTCCTTCGACAGCGCGTACAAGGGCAAGTCCATGATGTACCACGACAGCCCCTGCTCCAACGGCTACATCTACATCCCCCTGGCCTTCCTGGTCATGCTGTATGTGGTTTACCTGGTGGAGTGCTGGCACTGCTACACCAGGAACGAGCTGCAGTACAAGGTGGACGTGGAAAGCGTGGCGGAGCGCATCCAGCGCATGCAGCAGGCCACGCCCTGCATCTGGTGGAAGGCCATCAGCTACCACTACGTCAGGAGGACCCGGCAGGTGACGCGCTACCGTAACGGAGACGCCTACACCACTACGCAGGTCTACCACGAGCGAGTCAACACCCATGTGGCCGAGACGGAGTTTGACTACGGGAACTGTGGGGTTAAGGACATCTCGAAGCACCTGCTGGGCCTGGAGGGCTTCCCTATCTCCAGGCTGAGGTTCACCAAGTGCTTTAGCTTTGCCAATGTGGAGTCCGAGAACTCCTACCTGACCCAGCGGGCCAGGTTCTTCACAGAGAATGAGGGCCTGGACGACTACATGGAGGCCCGTGAGGGGATGCACCTCAAGAATGTAGACTTTAAGGAGTATATGATTGCCTTTTCTGACCCTAATCACCTTCCGTGGTACGCGTCCAACTCCGTGTTCTGGGTGGTGGCTGCTTTCACCCTCTCCTGGCCTCTGCGGGTGCTGACAGAGTACCGCACCGCCTGTGTCCACTACCACGTGGAGAAGCTGTTCGGCTTTGACTATGTCCCAGTAACGCCGTCCGAGGAACGGCCCTATTGCCGTCACATCCCACGGGTCAACACCATCGACAGCACAGAGCTGGAGTGGCACATCCGCTCCAACCAACAGCTGGTGCCCAGCTATTCCGAGGCGGTTCTCATGGACCTGGCCCAGCTCTCGGGGAGCAGCAACAGCTACTCCGCATGCGGCGGGGGCTACAGGCAGAACTGCGAGCGCTGCCACCGCACCATCAGcagctcctccatcttctctcgcAGCGCCCTCAGCATCTGCAATGGAGGAAGCCCGCGGATCCCCTTCAGCGCCAGCCGCTTCTCCCTGGGTCGGCTGTACGGCTCCCGGCGGAGCTGCCTGTGGAGGAGCAGCGGGAGCCTGAATGAGCGGTCCTGTCCCACGGAGAGCACGCGCTGTCTGTCAGGCCAGCAGGTGAGTGAGGAGAACCCCCCAGCCTACCAGGACGCACTCTACTTCCCCGTGCTCATCGTACACCGCAACGAAGGCTGCCTCAACCACGACCACCGCTCCCTGCACAGAAACGGCTCCTGTGTGGAGACCTCCCTATGA
- the rnf8 gene encoding E3 ubiquitin-protein ligase rnf8 isoform X4 has protein sequence MDIVTSDSCAAEEDECANTEACCLMRVGRNSDWLRLLDNTEITIGRGLDVTYQLLSPSCPLMISRLHCIFKQMEDGQWTVTDTKSLNGVSVNGQRIPVETVKGLRLGDSVQLGVPVVGTKVEYEYILVQRPLKDIKPYLAKVHSENANTAFISKRTKRKFNMDEVEPSTSSKPKLYRCTSSDKSLAQPCPLVEHQPRPRPSQPEETGPSAQVQGVDRLSDGCGSPSDLDNLQMYSQNILMLRERVDDTQRRVASLEGEPQQVDPLKEEQVRELQSQLETLKTKMHRMETLEKSFSETKKQLEAQKTRQQDELLKKKLDVALQEQKKVIEELALSRQDFEEVLLAKNKELEVTKEEKEKARAQKEEVVTQVTEVLENELQCIICSELFIEAVILNCAHSFCFHCIKEWRKRKDECPICRQVIQSQTRCLALDNCIDSMVDNLSLDMKARRQTLITERKGESKPCRGDGDPR, from the exons ATGGACATTGTAACATCTGATTCTTGTGCAGCTGAAGAGGACGAGTGTGCAAACACCGAGGCTTGTTGTCTGATGCGAGTCGGAAGAAATTCAGACTGGCTTCGTTTGCTCGACAACACAGAG ATAACGATTGGACGTGGTTTAGACGTCACTTACCAGCTCTTGTCTCCAAGCTGTCCCCTAATGATCTCCAGACTACACTGTATTTTCAAGCAAATGGAAGATGGCCAGTGGACAGTGACAGACACAAAG aGTCTCAATGGTGTGTCGGTGAATGGACAGCGCATACCTGTTGAGACAGTTAAAGGCCTAAGGCTTGGGGACTCAGTACAACTTGGGGTTCCTGTTGTTGGAACCAAAGTTGAGTATGAGTACATACTCGTCCAGCGGCCCCTCAAAGACATTAAACCTTACCTAGCGAAGGTACATAGTGAGAATGCCAACACAGCCTTTATATCCAAAAGGACAAAGAGGAAATTCAACATGGATGAAGTTGAGCCTTCTACCTCATCAAAGCCCAAGCTCTATCGCTGCACTTCTTCAGACAAGTCACTTGCACAGCCTTGCCCTCTAGTGGAACATCAGCCGAGGCCCAGACCTAGCCAACCAGAGGAAACTGGTCCTAGTGCACAAGTCCAAGGAGTAGACCGACTCTCAGACGGCTGCGGCAGTCCCAGTGACCTGGACAACTTGCAGAT gTACAGCCAGAATATCCTGATGCTGCGGGAGCGGGTTGACGACACCCAGAGGCGAGTAGCGTCGCTGGAGGGAGAGCCACAGCAGGTCGACCCGCTCAAAGAGGAGCAGGTCCGGGAGCTGCAGAGCCAGCTGGAGACGCTCAAGACTAAGATGCACAGGATGGAAACGTTAGAAAAGTCCTTCAGTGAAACCAAGAAGCAGCTAGAG GCGCAGAAAACACGGCAGCAAGATGAGCTTCTGAAAAAAAAGTTGGATGTCGCCTTGCAAGAG CAAAAGAAAGTTATAGAAGAGCTTGCCCTTTCTCGGCAAGACTTTGAAGAGGTTCTCTTGGCCAAAAACAAAGAGTTGGAAGTGACTAAG gaggaaaaggagaaggcaAGAGCCCAAAAAGAGGAAGTAGTCACACAAGTGACTGAGGTGCTGGAGAATGAACTTCAGTGCATCATTTGCTCTGAGCTCTTCATCGAG GCGGTCATCCTGAACTGCGCTCACAGCTTCTGCTTTCACTGCATCAAGGAGTGGCGTAAAAGGAAAGACGAGTGCCCCATCTGCCGGCAGGTCATTCAGTCTCAGACCCGCTGCCTGGCGCTGGACAACTGCATCGACAGCATGGTGGACAACCTGAGCCTCGACATGAAGGCCAGGCGGCAGACGCTCATCACTGAGAGGAAAGGTGAGAG CAAACCCTGCAGAGGTGATGGTGATCCACGATga
- the drc5 gene encoding dynein regulatory complex subunit 5, translating to MSKSLYPPVAKLNQARDCRKIRRIIAEDPDWSLALVPLLSNLCLQNIVRNFEEKPIIEELLSGHKDYVLERLSPALPLHVTANLISDEGYWKRCCSQRWDLCDISQYGHSCKRMFFERHLENIIELFIPDVTDPQTVLDMVPLCKNYVKRLDISQLLPPIKEPQKAEEEDGSDLASDSGSEGPSMDHFDFGILLNKLTNLEELHLVYRVKHCGMNFEWNLFEFTSRDCESLAKALKSCKTLKLLRLHQSKVEDDKCRLLVKYLLDHPSLRELDLSHNLIGDRGARAIGKLLNRSQLETLNIYDNNIRGPGAQAIAHALSKNSTLLSLNLRLNRLGDEGGQAVGQALLNNSTLLHLHLGANEMSEPAAIALSKVLVQNNTLKSINLSCNRLGMDGGKALEEGMSHNTTVTECDIRLTEVGQESGSCISQAVRNNQSRARKKQAQESKAK from the exons ATGTCCAAGTCCCTTTATCCTCCGGTGGCAAAACTCAACCAGGCTCGGGACTGCAGGAAGATACGGAGGATCATTGCTGAAGATCCAGACTGGTCCCTTGCTCTAGTGCCTCTTTTATCAAACCTCTGCCTGCAAAACATTGTGAGGAACTTTGAAG AAAAGCCCATAATTGAAGAGCTTCTGTCCGGCCATAAAGACTACGTGCTGGAgagactctcccctgctctgcCCCTGCATGTCACAGCCAACTTGATCAGCGATGAAGGCTACTGGAAGCGGTGCTGCAGCCAGCGGTGGGACCTTTGCGACATCTCTCAGTACGGCCACAGCTGCAAGCGAATGTTCTTTGAGAGGCACCTGGAGAACATTATTGAGCTCTTTATCCCAGATGTGACCGACCCACAGACGGTTCTAGACATGGTCCCTCTTTGCAAGAACTACGTGAAGAGGCTGGACATCTCCCAGCTGCTGCCGCCCATCAAGGAGCCCCAGAAGGCAGAAGAGGAAGACGGCTCAGACTTGGCTAGTGACAGTGGCTCCGAGGGACCATCTATGGACCACTTTGACTTTGGCATCCTGCTGAACAAGCTGACCAACCTGGAAGAGCTGCATTTGGTGTACAGGGTGAAGCACTGTGGCATGAACTTTGAGTGGAATCTGTTTGAGTTCACCTCCAGAGACTGCGAGTCCCTGGCCAAGGCCCTAAAGTCCTGTAAGACCTTGAAG CTTCTGAGGCTCCACCAAAGCAAAGTGGAGGATGACAAATGTCGTCTGCTGGTGAAATACCTCCTGGACCATCCCTCCCTGAGGGAGCTCGACCTCTCCCACAACCTGATAGGAGACAGAGGAGCCCGGGCCATCGGCAAGCTGCTCAACAGGAGTCAACTGGAGACCCTGAACATCTATGACAACAACATCAGAGGCCCGGGAGCCCAAGCTATCGCCCATGCCCTGTCCAAGAACTCCACCCTGTTGTCCCTCAACCTGCGTCTGAACCGCCTGGGAGATGAGGGGGGTCAGGCTGTCGGCCAGGCCTTGCTGAACAACAGCACCCTACTCCACCTGCATCTGGGAGCCAACGAGATGAGCGAGCCCGCTGCCATCGCCCTGTCAAAAGTGCTGGTTCAGAACAACACCCTGAAGAGCATCAACCTCTCCTGCAACAGACTGGGCATG gacggAGGTAAAGCTCTGGAGGAGGGGATGTCGCACAACACCACTGTTACAGAATGTGATATCCGTCTGACGGAGGTGGGTCAGGAGAGCGGCTCCTGCATCAGCCAGGCGGTTCGGAACAACCAGAGCAGAGCGCGCAAGAAACAAGCTCAAGAGAGTAAAGCCAAGTAG
- the nfkbie gene encoding NF-kappa-B inhibitor epsilon isoform X2 has protein sequence MASGDYRKEDLLEENRTDSGIDSYRSILKEEPFPKAARDPGSDGSGPRDKFSAGEERLDSAYGSSSLTVESLSEIVEECNLSSREEESAQGTELSEQEENLLTTITEDGDTILHLAIIHEDEFFAHQLIQLFPKDVLDIQNNLYQTPLHLATYLNLPSVVHGLVEKGVSLELQDQDGNTALHVACQHGQTDCATQMTREVSPSKLAPVLETQNWRVTFHITNKMCTCRSYLSAHGDTEQASSPYQAPDEKGSRPEYPGRNQREDGSPPRRRAARHPGGDSAAQQRSQRGRGHV, from the exons ATGGCGAGCGGCGACTACAGAAAAGAGGACTTGCTGGAGGAGAACCGCACGGACTCTGGTATCGACTCGTACAGGTCCATACTGAAGGAGGAGCCGTTTCCGAAAGCGGCGCGGGACCCGGGCTCCGACGGCAGCGGGCCCAGGGACAAGTTTTCCGCCGGAGAGGAGCGCCTGGACTCTGCTTACGGCTCGTCGTCCCTCACGGTGGAGAGCCTGTCAGAGATAGTGGAGGAGTGCAACCTTTCCAGCCGCGAGGAGGAAAGCGCACAGGGCACAGAACTCAGTGAGCAGGAGGAAAACTTGCTCACAACTATTACTGAAGATGGAGACAc AATCCTGCATTTAGCAATCATCCATGAGGATGAATTCTTTGCTCACCAGTTGATACAGCTATTCCCAAAAGATGTCCTGGACATCCAAAACAATTTGTACCAG ACTCCTTTGCACCTGGCCACCTACCTGAACCTGCCCAGCGTGGTGCACGGCCTGGTGGAGAAAGGGGTCAGCCTGGAGCTGCAGGACCAGGACGGGAACACGGCGCTCCACGTGGCCTGCCAGCACGGCCAGACGGACTGCGCCACCCAGATGACCAGAGAGGTTTCCCCCAGCAAGCTGGCGCCGGTCCTCGAGACCCAGAACTGGAGAG TGACGTTCCACATTACAAACAAGATGTGTACTTGCAGGTCTTACCTGTCTGCACATGGCGACACTGAGCAGGCATCATCACCTTATCAAGCTCCTGATGAAAAAGGGAGCAGACCTGAATATCCAG GAAGGAACCAGCGGGAAGACGGCTCTCCACCTCGCCGTCGAGCTGCACGACATCCAGGCGGTGACTCTGCTGCTCAACAACGGAGCCAACGTGGACGGGGCCATGTTTAA
- the rnf8 gene encoding E3 ubiquitin-protein ligase rnf8 isoform X1 — translation MDIVTSDSCAAEEDECANTEACCLMRVGRNSDWLRLLDNTEITIGRGLDVTYQLLSPSCPLMISRLHCIFKQMEDGQWTVTDTKSLNGVSVNGQRIPVETVKGLRLGDSVQLGVPVVGTKVEYEYILVQRPLKDIKPYLAKVHSENANTAFISKRTKRKFNMDEVEPSTSSKPKLYRCTSSDKSLAQPCPLVEHQPRPRPSQPEETGPSAQVQGVDRLSDGCGSPSDLDNLQMYSQNILMLRERVDDTQRRVASLEGEPQQVDPLKEEQVRELQSQLETLKTKMHRMETLEKSFSETKKQLEAQKTRQQDELLKKKLDVALQEQKKVIEELALSRQDFEEVLLAKNKELEVTKEEKEKARAQKEEVVTQVTEVLENELQCIICSELFIEAVILNCAHSFCFHCIKEWRKRKDECPICRQVIQSQTRCLALDNCIDSMVDNLSLDMKARRQTLITERKAANPAEVMVIHDDDSSSSDSDGSMVSIGSSFSSVVSLDTDSSVRSESSPFLNSYSDASVDELDD, via the exons ATGGACATTGTAACATCTGATTCTTGTGCAGCTGAAGAGGACGAGTGTGCAAACACCGAGGCTTGTTGTCTGATGCGAGTCGGAAGAAATTCAGACTGGCTTCGTTTGCTCGACAACACAGAG ATAACGATTGGACGTGGTTTAGACGTCACTTACCAGCTCTTGTCTCCAAGCTGTCCCCTAATGATCTCCAGACTACACTGTATTTTCAAGCAAATGGAAGATGGCCAGTGGACAGTGACAGACACAAAG aGTCTCAATGGTGTGTCGGTGAATGGACAGCGCATACCTGTTGAGACAGTTAAAGGCCTAAGGCTTGGGGACTCAGTACAACTTGGGGTTCCTGTTGTTGGAACCAAAGTTGAGTATGAGTACATACTCGTCCAGCGGCCCCTCAAAGACATTAAACCTTACCTAGCGAAGGTACATAGTGAGAATGCCAACACAGCCTTTATATCCAAAAGGACAAAGAGGAAATTCAACATGGATGAAGTTGAGCCTTCTACCTCATCAAAGCCCAAGCTCTATCGCTGCACTTCTTCAGACAAGTCACTTGCACAGCCTTGCCCTCTAGTGGAACATCAGCCGAGGCCCAGACCTAGCCAACCAGAGGAAACTGGTCCTAGTGCACAAGTCCAAGGAGTAGACCGACTCTCAGACGGCTGCGGCAGTCCCAGTGACCTGGACAACTTGCAGAT gTACAGCCAGAATATCCTGATGCTGCGGGAGCGGGTTGACGACACCCAGAGGCGAGTAGCGTCGCTGGAGGGAGAGCCACAGCAGGTCGACCCGCTCAAAGAGGAGCAGGTCCGGGAGCTGCAGAGCCAGCTGGAGACGCTCAAGACTAAGATGCACAGGATGGAAACGTTAGAAAAGTCCTTCAGTGAAACCAAGAAGCAGCTAGAG GCGCAGAAAACACGGCAGCAAGATGAGCTTCTGAAAAAAAAGTTGGATGTCGCCTTGCAAGAG CAAAAGAAAGTTATAGAAGAGCTTGCCCTTTCTCGGCAAGACTTTGAAGAGGTTCTCTTGGCCAAAAACAAAGAGTTGGAAGTGACTAAG gaggaaaaggagaaggcaAGAGCCCAAAAAGAGGAAGTAGTCACACAAGTGACTGAGGTGCTGGAGAATGAACTTCAGTGCATCATTTGCTCTGAGCTCTTCATCGAG GCGGTCATCCTGAACTGCGCTCACAGCTTCTGCTTTCACTGCATCAAGGAGTGGCGTAAAAGGAAAGACGAGTGCCCCATCTGCCGGCAGGTCATTCAGTCTCAGACCCGCTGCCTGGCGCTGGACAACTGCATCGACAGCATGGTGGACAACCTGAGCCTCGACATGAAGGCCAGGCGGCAGACGCTCATCACTGAGAGGAAAG CAGCAAACCCTGCAGAGGTGATGGTGATCCACGATgacgacagcagcagcagcgacagCGACGGGAGCATGGTGTCCATAGGTAGCAGCTTCAGCTCTGTGGTCTCTTTGGACACAGACAGCAGCGTCCGCTCGGAGTCCAGTCCATTCCTAAATAGTTACTCAGATGCAAGTGTTGATGAACTTGATGATTAG
- the rnf8 gene encoding E3 ubiquitin-protein ligase rnf8 isoform X3, translated as MDIVTSDSCAAEEDECANTEACCLMRVGRNSDWLRLLDNTEITIGRGLDVTYQLLSPSCPLMISRLHCIFKQMEDGQWTVTDTKSLNGVSVNGQRIPVETVKGLRLGDSVQLGVPVVGTKVEYEYILVQRPLKDIKPYLAKVHSENANTAFISKRTKRKFNMDEVEPSTSSKPKLYRCTSSDKSLAQPCPLVEHQPRPRPSQPEETGPSAQVQGVDRLSDGCGSPSDLDNLQMYSQNILMLRERVDDTQRRVASLEGEPQQVDPLKEEQVRELQSQLETLKTKMHRMETLEKSFSETKKQLEAQKTRQQDELLKKKLDVALQEQKKVIEELALSRQDFEEVLLAKNKELEVTKEEKEKARAQKEEVVTQVTEVLENELQCIICSELFIEAVILNCAHSFCFHCIKEWRKRKDECPICRQVIQSQTRCLALDNCIDSMVDNLSLDMKARRQTLITERKGESSKPCRGDGDPR; from the exons ATGGACATTGTAACATCTGATTCTTGTGCAGCTGAAGAGGACGAGTGTGCAAACACCGAGGCTTGTTGTCTGATGCGAGTCGGAAGAAATTCAGACTGGCTTCGTTTGCTCGACAACACAGAG ATAACGATTGGACGTGGTTTAGACGTCACTTACCAGCTCTTGTCTCCAAGCTGTCCCCTAATGATCTCCAGACTACACTGTATTTTCAAGCAAATGGAAGATGGCCAGTGGACAGTGACAGACACAAAG aGTCTCAATGGTGTGTCGGTGAATGGACAGCGCATACCTGTTGAGACAGTTAAAGGCCTAAGGCTTGGGGACTCAGTACAACTTGGGGTTCCTGTTGTTGGAACCAAAGTTGAGTATGAGTACATACTCGTCCAGCGGCCCCTCAAAGACATTAAACCTTACCTAGCGAAGGTACATAGTGAGAATGCCAACACAGCCTTTATATCCAAAAGGACAAAGAGGAAATTCAACATGGATGAAGTTGAGCCTTCTACCTCATCAAAGCCCAAGCTCTATCGCTGCACTTCTTCAGACAAGTCACTTGCACAGCCTTGCCCTCTAGTGGAACATCAGCCGAGGCCCAGACCTAGCCAACCAGAGGAAACTGGTCCTAGTGCACAAGTCCAAGGAGTAGACCGACTCTCAGACGGCTGCGGCAGTCCCAGTGACCTGGACAACTTGCAGAT gTACAGCCAGAATATCCTGATGCTGCGGGAGCGGGTTGACGACACCCAGAGGCGAGTAGCGTCGCTGGAGGGAGAGCCACAGCAGGTCGACCCGCTCAAAGAGGAGCAGGTCCGGGAGCTGCAGAGCCAGCTGGAGACGCTCAAGACTAAGATGCACAGGATGGAAACGTTAGAAAAGTCCTTCAGTGAAACCAAGAAGCAGCTAGAG GCGCAGAAAACACGGCAGCAAGATGAGCTTCTGAAAAAAAAGTTGGATGTCGCCTTGCAAGAG CAAAAGAAAGTTATAGAAGAGCTTGCCCTTTCTCGGCAAGACTTTGAAGAGGTTCTCTTGGCCAAAAACAAAGAGTTGGAAGTGACTAAG gaggaaaaggagaaggcaAGAGCCCAAAAAGAGGAAGTAGTCACACAAGTGACTGAGGTGCTGGAGAATGAACTTCAGTGCATCATTTGCTCTGAGCTCTTCATCGAG GCGGTCATCCTGAACTGCGCTCACAGCTTCTGCTTTCACTGCATCAAGGAGTGGCGTAAAAGGAAAGACGAGTGCCCCATCTGCCGGCAGGTCATTCAGTCTCAGACCCGCTGCCTGGCGCTGGACAACTGCATCGACAGCATGGTGGACAACCTGAGCCTCGACATGAAGGCCAGGCGGCAGACGCTCATCACTGAGAGGAAAGGTGAGAG CAGCAAACCCTGCAGAGGTGATGGTGATCCACGATga
- the nfkbie gene encoding NF-kappa-B inhibitor epsilon isoform X1 yields the protein MASGDYRKEDLLEENRTDSGIDSYRSILKEEPFPKAARDPGSDGSGPRDKFSAGEERLDSAYGSSSLTVESLSEIVEECNLSSREEESAQGTELSEQEENLLTTITEDGDTILHLAIIHEDEFFAHQLIQLFPKDVLDIQNNLYQTPLHLATYLNLPSVVHGLVEKGVSLELQDQDGNTALHVACQHGQTDCATQMTREVSPSKLAPVLETQNWRGLTCLHMATLSRHHHLIKLLMKKGADLNIQEGTSGKTALHLAVELHDIQAVTLLLNNGANVDGAMFNGCTPLHLAVGRQDATTANLLCQSGADKMLRNMEDETALDLADGNDDILALFPFDDIQISGRSVVGVKY from the exons ATGGCGAGCGGCGACTACAGAAAAGAGGACTTGCTGGAGGAGAACCGCACGGACTCTGGTATCGACTCGTACAGGTCCATACTGAAGGAGGAGCCGTTTCCGAAAGCGGCGCGGGACCCGGGCTCCGACGGCAGCGGGCCCAGGGACAAGTTTTCCGCCGGAGAGGAGCGCCTGGACTCTGCTTACGGCTCGTCGTCCCTCACGGTGGAGAGCCTGTCAGAGATAGTGGAGGAGTGCAACCTTTCCAGCCGCGAGGAGGAAAGCGCACAGGGCACAGAACTCAGTGAGCAGGAGGAAAACTTGCTCACAACTATTACTGAAGATGGAGACAc AATCCTGCATTTAGCAATCATCCATGAGGATGAATTCTTTGCTCACCAGTTGATACAGCTATTCCCAAAAGATGTCCTGGACATCCAAAACAATTTGTACCAG ACTCCTTTGCACCTGGCCACCTACCTGAACCTGCCCAGCGTGGTGCACGGCCTGGTGGAGAAAGGGGTCAGCCTGGAGCTGCAGGACCAGGACGGGAACACGGCGCTCCACGTGGCCTGCCAGCACGGCCAGACGGACTGCGCCACCCAGATGACCAGAGAGGTTTCCCCCAGCAAGCTGGCGCCGGTCCTCGAGACCCAGAACTGGAGAG GTCTTACCTGTCTGCACATGGCGACACTGAGCAGGCATCATCACCTTATCAAGCTCCTGATGAAAAAGGGAGCAGACCTGAATATCCAG GAAGGAACCAGCGGGAAGACGGCTCTCCACCTCGCCGTCGAGCTGCACGACATCCAGGCGGTGACTCTGCTGCTCAACAACGGAGCCAACGTGGACGGGGCCATGTTTAACGGCTGCACGCCCCTGCACCTCGCCGTGGGGCGGCAGGACGCCACCACCGCCAACCTCCTCTGCCAGTCGGGCGCCGACAAAATGCTGCGGAACATGGAGGACGAGACGGCGCTGGATCTAGCTGACGGCAACGATGAT ATTCTGGCTCTATTTCCATTTGACGACATCCAGATCTCCGGGAGGTCGGTGGTGGGTGTGAAGTATTGA